From Pedobacter indicus, a single genomic window includes:
- a CDS encoding DUF3784 domain-containing protein has protein sequence MIYVIIGTSLLFVAIGFILTENNAKYLLSGYNTMNEQDRKKVDIHAYIPYFRNFHIFLGISFAVLGSILVYFVDDNAGGIFLGIYPIVAYIYFISTSSKYSKGLSEKWNKIGIVVLIFTLLIVVWLLGYAFKENKISIDSESISFRGSYGERLTEAEIQSVELIKQLPEITLKTNGFALGTINKGYFKTRNGEIVKLILNSDNKPIILFTKTDGKKIYYSAKDKSNEQILDEIRKILPNIVYKK, from the coding sequence ATGATTTACGTAATTATCGGAACGAGTTTGCTTTTTGTTGCAATTGGATTTATTCTCACCGAAAATAACGCCAAATACCTTCTTTCGGGCTACAACACAATGAACGAACAAGATAGAAAGAAGGTGGACATTCATGCATATATCCCCTATTTCCGAAATTTCCATATATTCTTAGGAATATCCTTTGCGGTGCTTGGGTCTATCTTAGTATATTTTGTCGACGACAATGCCGGCGGAATATTTTTAGGGATTTATCCCATTGTCGCCTATATCTATTTTATCTCAACAAGTTCAAAATATTCGAAAGGACTTAGTGAAAAATGGAATAAAATAGGAATTGTTGTACTCATATTCACACTACTCATTGTTGTCTGGCTTTTAGGGTATGCATTTAAAGAAAACAAAATAAGCATTGATTCTGAGAGCATATCTTTTAGAGGAAGTTATGGAGAGAGGTTAACTGAAGCTGAAATCCAAAGCGTTGAGCTAATCAAACAATTGCCTGAAATCACTTTAAAGACAAATGGATTTGCACTTGGAACAATAAATAAAGGTTATTTCAAAACAAGAAATGGAGAAATAGTAAAACTGATTTTGAATTCGGACAACAAACCTATTATTCTATTTACTAAGACTGACGGTAAGAAAATTTATTATTCCGCAAAAGATAAATCAAATGAACAAATACTAGATGAAATAAGAAAAATTTTACCCAACATCGTTTATAAGAAATAA
- a CDS encoding GNAT family N-acetyltransferase gives METTKVILEEKGRGEIQLSSDGNKAGKMDISVHAPRLTVYHTEVDPQYEGRGFAKLLLTELVSYARENNLKIVPLCPFVHAQFKRQPEEYEDIWFKKED, from the coding sequence ATGGAAACAACAAAAGTAATATTAGAAGAAAAAGGCCGCGGAGAAATTCAACTATCCTCAGATGGTAACAAAGCGGGAAAAATGGATATTTCAGTACATGCACCTCGACTAACCGTATACCATACTGAAGTCGATCCACAATACGAAGGTCGCGGATTTGCAAAATTACTATTAACGGAACTGGTATCCTATGCACGTGAGAACAACTTAAAAATAGTCCCCCTCTGCCCTTTCGTGCATGCACAGTTCAAGCGTCAACCTGAGGAATATGAAGATATATGGTTTAAAAAAGAAGATTAA
- a CDS encoding lipocalin family protein yields MKKIILTLAIIGVLASCDKNDKTVHNTELIGDWKLIEVLADPGDGSGTFTAVESDKIISFKNNGIITSNGRLCDMSMNSDSPSSGTYSIADSTFTSPDCLDPEYSNYSFEHDRDILIINYPCIEPCRAKYKKQ; encoded by the coding sequence ATGAAAAAAATTATTTTAACATTGGCGATCATCGGAGTTTTGGCTTCCTGTGACAAGAATGACAAAACTGTTCACAACACAGAACTGATCGGCGACTGGAAGTTGATCGAAGTTTTAGCTGATCCAGGCGACGGAAGCGGGACATTTACTGCTGTGGAGAGTGATAAAATTATAAGTTTTAAGAATAACGGAATAATCACATCAAATGGTAGATTGTGTGATATGTCAATGAATTCAGACAGTCCGAGTTCAGGAACTTATTCGATTGCTGATTCGACATTTACCTCTCCTGACTGTCTAGACCCAGAATACAGCAACTATTCATTTGAACACGACCGAGATATATTAATTATTAATTACCCTTGCATCGAACCTTGTAGAGCTAAATACAAAAAACAATAG
- the rpsT gene encoding 30S ribosomal protein S20: MANHKSAIKRIRANAAKRLRNRYQAKTTRNAIKKLRSTTSKEEAVAQLPVVVSMLDRLAKKNVIHKKKASNNKSRLTKFVNTLS; the protein is encoded by the coding sequence ATGGCAAATCATAAATCAGCGATAAAGAGAATCAGAGCAAACGCTGCGAAGCGCTTAAGAAATCGTTACCAAGCTAAAACAACTCGTAATGCTATTAAGAAGTTGCGTTCAACTACTTCTAAAGAAGAGGCAGTAGCACAATTACCAGTTGTTGTTTCTATGCTAGATCGTTTGGCAAAGAAAAATGTTATTCATAAAAAGAAAGCTAGTAATAACAAATCGCGCTTAACCAAATTTGTTAATACCTTATCATAA
- the radC gene encoding RadC family protein: MEIYDKHQHLAIHSWAEEDRPREKLLTQGRRALTDAELIAILIGSGSRNESAVELSRRILSEANHDLNELSKFTVQDLCRFKGIGEAKAITIVAALELGRRRQETPLHERKQITSSRDVFDVLKPKYSDLNNEEFWILLLNQANRVQRVHLISKGGRAGTVVDAKLVFEAALQYKATSIILSHNHPSGNLKPSEQDRVLTRKIVEGGRLLDIRVLDHLIFANHSYYSFSDEGEL, encoded by the coding sequence ATGGAAATTTATGATAAACACCAACATTTGGCTATCCATAGCTGGGCCGAAGAGGACAGGCCAAGGGAAAAGCTGTTGACACAGGGTCGGCGTGCGCTGACTGATGCGGAATTGATAGCGATTTTGATTGGGAGCGGTTCCAGAAATGAGTCTGCAGTGGAACTGAGCAGAAGGATACTGTCAGAAGCGAACCATGACTTGAATGAGTTATCGAAGTTTACTGTTCAGGATTTGTGTAGATTTAAAGGCATTGGTGAAGCGAAGGCTATAACTATTGTAGCTGCTTTGGAATTAGGGCGTAGGAGACAAGAAACACCGCTTCATGAGCGTAAGCAGATAACAAGCAGTAGGGACGTGTTTGATGTCTTAAAGCCGAAATATTCTGATTTGAATAATGAGGAGTTTTGGATTTTATTGTTAAATCAGGCAAATCGAGTTCAACGAGTCCATCTGATTAGTAAAGGCGGTAGGGCAGGGACCGTGGTGGATGCGAAATTGGTGTTTGAGGCGGCGCTTCAATATAAAGCGACTTCTATTATTTTAAGTCATAACCATCCGTCGGGTAATCTAAAGCCGAGTGAACAGGACAGGGTACTGACAAGAAAAATAGTAGAAGGTGGTCGATTGTTGGATATTAGGGTGTTAGATCATTTGATCTTTGCAAATCATTCCTACTACAGTTTTTCTGATGAAGGCGAACTATAG
- a CDS encoding DinB family protein, translating to MKRSDITELPDYFDYYINLNEDIELTEAFDQSLRQIDDVDIEELKRIGLKVYAKGKWTVNQIIQHLTDWERIWCYRTMLGARQEGSLPSGNDHIAMADNSNANDLTMEQLLAELRAVRVATKAMFDTYNHETLSANCRFKDTQMSVFAMGYNIIGHQLHHFNIIQERYSPLAD from the coding sequence ATGAAAAGATCAGACATTACAGAACTTCCAGACTATTTCGATTATTATATCAATTTGAATGAGGATATAGAGCTTACAGAGGCTTTCGATCAAAGCTTGAGGCAAATTGATGATGTCGACATTGAAGAATTAAAACGTATTGGATTAAAAGTGTATGCGAAAGGGAAGTGGACAGTCAATCAAATAATACAACATCTGACCGATTGGGAACGTATTTGGTGCTATCGGACAATGCTTGGTGCTCGTCAAGAGGGCTCGCTCCCAAGTGGAAATGACCATATTGCTATGGCCGACAATTCAAATGCGAATGATTTAACAATGGAACAGCTGCTTGCAGAACTCCGTGCAGTTCGTGTGGCGACCAAAGCGATGTTTGACACTTATAATCATGAAACACTTTCAGCAAATTGCAGATTCAAAGACACTCAAATGTCTGTTTTTGCGATGGGTTACAATATTATCGGGCATCAACTCCATCATTTCAACATTATTCAAGAGAGGTATTCTCCGCTAGCGGATTGA
- a CDS encoding proline dehydrogenase family protein, with amino-acid sequence MKTHLSAVPESKQALSFDNTEIAFKSKTDADLKQAYWLFKLISSNTLVRVGSPLANLALRIGLPIKGIIKKTIFHQFCGGQTIEDCEQAINSLAEYHVHTILDYSVEGEDIEADFDETCQEILRTIERAKHDPNIPFSVFKPTGLGRTELFEKVNNKEELSPSEEQEFERIKQRIDRICRSCYETNLLVLIDAEFSWTQDVFDDIAREMMQKYNRERAIVYNTYQLYRHDKLASLKADYYFAETAGFYLGAKLVRGAYMEIERERAEEKGYPSPIQPNKAASDRDFNAAIIFCLDHLDRIAFMAGTHNEESSNLLAEEMNKRAIQHSHSNIYFAQLLGMSDHLSFNLSEAGYNVAKYMPYGPIVSVMPYLIRRAQENTSVAGQTSRELSLITKEIKRRKQNR; translated from the coding sequence ATGAAAACACACCTTTCAGCGGTTCCAGAAAGCAAGCAAGCCTTGTCATTCGACAATACCGAAATTGCATTCAAGAGCAAGACAGACGCTGATCTTAAACAAGCCTACTGGCTATTCAAGTTAATCTCAAGCAACACGCTTGTTAGAGTAGGCAGTCCTCTAGCTAATCTAGCTTTACGGATCGGGTTACCCATCAAAGGGATTATCAAGAAAACCATTTTCCACCAGTTTTGTGGCGGACAAACCATCGAAGACTGTGAACAAGCCATCAATTCGCTTGCAGAATACCATGTGCACACCATCCTTGACTATTCCGTTGAAGGCGAAGACATAGAAGCCGATTTTGACGAAACCTGTCAAGAGATTCTAAGAACTATCGAACGGGCAAAACATGACCCCAATATCCCGTTCTCCGTATTCAAGCCAACCGGATTGGGAAGAACCGAACTATTCGAAAAGGTTAATAATAAAGAAGAGCTAAGCCCTTCCGAAGAACAAGAGTTCGAACGCATCAAACAACGCATCGACCGGATTTGCAGAAGCTGCTATGAAACTAATCTATTAGTTCTAATCGATGCAGAGTTTTCGTGGACTCAAGATGTTTTCGACGACATTGCCAGAGAGATGATGCAAAAATACAATCGTGAAAGAGCCATCGTCTACAATACCTACCAGCTCTATCGTCACGATAAGCTAGCCTCTCTCAAAGCAGACTACTATTTTGCTGAAACTGCAGGTTTTTATCTCGGGGCAAAACTCGTTCGCGGTGCTTATATGGAGATCGAACGCGAACGCGCAGAAGAAAAAGGCTACCCATCGCCTATCCAACCAAACAAAGCCGCATCAGACAGAGACTTCAATGCAGCCATCATCTTCTGCCTAGATCATCTAGACCGGATTGCCTTTATGGCTGGCACCCACAACGAAGAAAGCTCTAATCTTCTAGCAGAAGAAATGAACAAGCGTGCTATCCAGCACAGTCATTCAAATATCTATTTCGCCCAATTATTAGGGATGAGTGATCATTTGAGTTTTAACCTCTCTGAAGCCGGCTACAACGTCGCTAAGTACATGCCTTACGGTCCCATTGTCTCCGTTATGCCCTATTTGATACGTCGTGCGCAAGAGAACACCTCTGTAGCCGGACAAACCAGTCGTGAGCTTAGTCTAATCACCAAAGAAATCAAAAGACGTAAACAAAACCGTTAG
- a CDS encoding zinc dependent phospholipase C family protein produces MRYLFIYGFAAFLITTLSSWGFHAHRIINRAAVYTLPSSLSKFYKNNIEYISENSVNPDKRRYVSPGEAERHFIDIDTYGPDPFESIPKRWDEAVAKFSEDSLRKRGIVPWQIHLSYYQLVEAFKEKNINQILRISADIGHYIADAHSPLHTTENYNGQLSGQEGIHGFWESRLPELFAHEYNYFVGRASYIEQPLSHAWDIVKSSSLLTDTLLHIEKQLDSLTAPDQKFIYETRNNILIRTYSKNYSRSYHEALGGMVERQMQASILSIGSYWYTAWVDAGQPDL; encoded by the coding sequence ATGCGATACTTGTTTATTTATGGCTTTGCAGCTTTTCTAATCACAACATTAAGTTCATGGGGGTTTCACGCTCACCGAATTATTAACCGTGCTGCCGTATACACCTTACCCAGCTCATTATCAAAATTTTACAAAAACAACATCGAGTATATAAGCGAAAATTCCGTAAATCCCGATAAAAGGCGCTATGTCAGTCCGGGCGAGGCAGAACGTCATTTTATTGATATTGATACCTACGGGCCCGACCCCTTCGAAAGCATTCCCAAACGGTGGGATGAGGCGGTGGCAAAATTCTCTGAAGACAGCTTGCGCAAGCGTGGCATCGTGCCCTGGCAAATTCACCTCAGCTATTATCAATTGGTCGAAGCTTTCAAAGAAAAAAATATCAATCAGATTTTAAGAATTTCGGCAGATATCGGTCATTACATCGCTGATGCACATTCACCGCTTCACACTACTGAAAACTACAATGGACAACTTAGTGGGCAAGAAGGCATTCATGGCTTTTGGGAAAGCAGACTACCCGAACTCTTTGCTCATGAATACAATTACTTCGTCGGTCGCGCTTCTTATATCGAACAACCCCTATCTCACGCATGGGATATCGTCAAAAGCAGCTCATTATTAACTGATACGCTCTTGCACATCGAAAAACAGTTGGACAGTCTCACAGCTCCCGATCAGAAGTTTATCTATGAAACCAGAAACAATATTTTGATCCGAACCTACTCAAAAAATTACTCCCGTAGCTATCACGAAGCACTTGGCGGAATGGTCGAAAGACAGATGCAGGCCTCTATCCTCTCCATCGGCAGTTATTGGTATACCGCCTGGGTCGACGCCGGTCAACCTGATCTATAG
- a CDS encoding TonB-dependent receptor plug domain-containing protein: MIRKLLLTVAASAPIFAAQAQISSDTNDQTLNEVVITENRLQLPVTGQNRNVYILDKEQIKTLPVQSVNELLSYVSGVDVRQRGPWGAQTDISIDGGTFEQTIILLNGVKMVDPQTGHNTMNLPVSIGIIERIEVLKGSAARIYGINSLTGAINIVTVKPNRTGIEAQANTGTNFKDNEENPDKIYSSKGIQIAGSYADENQNHLLSGDLQSGSGHRYNTAFKNHKLFYQGNVQLSPRERLSIMAGYIYNNFGANGYYAAPIDKEALEIVQTGIGSVTYSNQVNDRLSISPRINYRYNYDDYRFYRNDLATARNQHYTHVLSPELNANYRTDFGDFGFGAEARFEKINSSNIGDHTRKNVGIYAEFGTEQIKDFQINAGAYVNYNSAFGWQVYPGLDLGYSINSYWNLYVNTGTGQRIPSLTDLYYDTPSNVGNENLEAEKSWYAEGGIKYNNDKVRMNASYFHRSVDDFIDWVRLNEEQPWRSENFLKNTVNGLNMSIDYRSQLNRINLMTGLSYTYLDPVLESKDPESNLSKYAIESLRHQLVAKATLGYEGFNVTLTERFQERINYKSYFITDARVSYHWRSYAIFANASNLFDTEYIEVAATPMPGRWYNLGIKVSL, from the coding sequence ATGATAAGAAAACTACTCCTTACCGTTGCAGCCTCTGCTCCTATTTTTGCAGCACAGGCACAGATTAGCTCAGACACGAACGATCAGACACTTAATGAAGTTGTCATCACCGAAAACAGGTTACAGCTACCCGTTACAGGCCAAAACAGAAATGTGTACATTCTTGACAAAGAACAAATTAAGACACTCCCTGTCCAATCCGTAAACGAGCTCCTAAGCTATGTTTCCGGAGTCGACGTCAGACAACGAGGTCCATGGGGCGCACAAACTGACATCAGCATCGATGGCGGAACCTTCGAGCAAACGATCATCTTATTAAACGGCGTAAAGATGGTCGACCCCCAAACGGGGCACAACACCATGAACCTTCCTGTATCAATCGGCATCATCGAAAGAATTGAAGTACTCAAAGGCTCAGCCGCCAGAATCTACGGAATCAACAGCCTTACCGGTGCTATCAACATCGTGACTGTCAAACCCAACCGAACCGGAATCGAAGCTCAGGCCAACACCGGAACCAATTTTAAAGACAACGAAGAAAACCCTGATAAAATTTATTCATCAAAAGGCATCCAAATAGCCGGAAGCTATGCCGATGAAAACCAAAATCATCTCCTTTCCGGCGATCTTCAAAGTGGTTCTGGACACCGCTATAATACAGCCTTTAAAAATCACAAACTGTTTTACCAAGGCAACGTGCAGTTAAGCCCGCGTGAGCGTCTATCTATCATGGCCGGCTATATTTACAATAATTTTGGAGCTAATGGTTATTACGCTGCGCCCATTGACAAAGAAGCACTTGAAATTGTTCAGACAGGCATCGGATCTGTCACCTATTCCAATCAAGTAAATGATCGGCTAAGCATATCCCCAAGAATCAACTATCGTTACAATTATGACGACTATCGTTTTTATCGAAACGACCTTGCCACCGCCAGGAACCAACATTACACCCATGTACTCAGTCCGGAGCTAAATGCAAACTACCGGACCGACTTTGGTGATTTTGGTTTTGGAGCAGAAGCACGCTTTGAAAAGATCAACAGCTCCAACATCGGCGACCATACCCGTAAAAATGTTGGGATCTATGCTGAATTCGGAACCGAACAGATCAAAGACTTTCAGATCAATGCCGGCGCTTATGTCAACTACAATAGCGCATTCGGCTGGCAGGTATACCCCGGTTTAGATTTAGGCTACAGCATCAACTCTTACTGGAATCTATATGTTAATACCGGTACCGGTCAGAGAATTCCTTCGTTAACCGACTTATACTACGATACCCCCAGCAATGTCGGCAATGAAAACCTCGAGGCAGAAAAATCATGGTATGCTGAAGGAGGGATCAAATATAACAACGATAAAGTCCGTATGAACGCAAGCTACTTCCATCGCTCGGTAGATGACTTTATCGATTGGGTACGCTTAAACGAGGAACAACCTTGGCGCTCCGAAAACTTTCTCAAGAATACGGTGAATGGTCTAAACATGAGCATCGATTATCGCAGTCAGCTAAATCGCATTAATTTAATGACCGGTCTTTCCTACACCTATCTTGATCCGGTTCTAGAAAGTAAAGATCCTGAATCTAATCTATCCAAATACGCTATCGAAAGCCTGCGTCATCAATTAGTAGCAAAAGCAACACTTGGCTATGAAGGATTTAACGTAACCCTAACCGAGCGTTTTCAAGAACGCATCAATTACAAAAGCTATTTCATTACCGATGCCAGAGTCAGCTATCACTGGCGCTCCTACGCTATCTTCGCGAATGCGAGCAACCTCTTCGATACCGAATACATCGAAGTAGCTGCTACGCCTATGCCTGGAAGATGGTATAACCTCGGTATAAAAGTCAGTTTATAA
- a CDS encoding 3-keto-disaccharide hydrolase: MKKAILLLAVTVTLAACASISNTKKSDDPQWISLFNGKDLNDWVIKINKHEVNDNFGNTFRVEDGLLRISYDGYENFDEKYGHIAYKEPFSYYLLRVEYRFHGEQVAGGPGWAFRNSGAMLHGQDPYTMLKNQDFPISIEGQFLGGDGTNKRSTGNLCTPGTNVILDGELYTPHCVNSSSKTYHGDQWVQAEFLVLGDSVVHHIIEGDTVLTYEKPQIGGGGVDFFDEKVKEDGKPLSSGYIYLQSESHPVDYRKVEIVNLEPYKADKRKLDEVLSKLRNKK; encoded by the coding sequence GTGAAAAAAGCAATACTCTTACTTGCGGTTACCGTTACCTTAGCAGCTTGCGCTAGTATAAGCAATACAAAAAAATCAGACGACCCTCAATGGATCAGCCTATTTAATGGGAAAGACCTGAATGACTGGGTCATAAAAATCAACAAACACGAAGTGAATGACAATTTTGGTAATACGTTTCGCGTAGAAGACGGTCTTTTACGGATTTCCTATGACGGTTACGAAAATTTTGATGAGAAATATGGTCATATTGCCTATAAAGAACCATTCTCCTATTATTTACTGAGGGTGGAATACCGGTTTCACGGAGAACAGGTTGCAGGCGGACCTGGTTGGGCGTTTCGCAACAGTGGCGCTATGCTACACGGCCAGGATCCCTATACCATGCTAAAGAATCAAGATTTTCCAATCTCCATTGAAGGCCAATTTTTAGGAGGCGACGGCACGAACAAGCGCAGTACAGGTAATCTATGCACTCCGGGCACCAATGTTATACTCGACGGTGAACTTTACACACCTCATTGTGTCAACTCGAGCAGCAAAACCTATCACGGCGACCAATGGGTACAAGCCGAATTTCTGGTTTTAGGCGATTCCGTTGTGCATCACATAATCGAAGGCGATACCGTCCTGACTTATGAGAAGCCTCAAATCGGCGGTGGAGGTGTTGACTTTTTCGATGAAAAAGTAAAGGAAGATGGAAAACCCCTATCGTCAGGCTACATCTATTTACAAAGTGAAAGCCACCCTGTTGATTACCGCAAAGTAGAAATAGTTAATCTTGAACCCTACAAAGCAGATAAAAGAAAACTGGATGAAGTCTTGTCCAAACTAAGAAATAAGAAATAG
- a CDS encoding HAD family hydrolase, producing the protein MQNIKNIIFDYGNVIFELDFQKLEQAFKDIGIPDTASFFTHKVQNELFDQLDLGSISPAEFRNEVRRIAGKPDLLDDDINNAWNALLVGIAEGNHDVLLEMKDKYRTFLLSNNNEMHYDYIMRYLKDNFDLDDNSSFFEKDYYSHLMGMRKPNAEIFEFVLNTHGLVPEETLFIDDSPQHLEAASKLGIKTALVERPEPLRNIVDRLGL; encoded by the coding sequence ATGCAAAATATAAAGAATATCATCTTCGATTATGGTAATGTAATTTTTGAACTGGATTTTCAGAAATTGGAACAGGCGTTTAAGGATATCGGGATTCCGGATACGGCTTCGTTTTTTACGCATAAAGTGCAGAATGAGCTGTTTGATCAATTGGACCTGGGTTCTATCAGTCCGGCAGAGTTTAGAAATGAGGTGCGACGGATAGCTGGAAAACCGGATCTGCTGGATGATGATATTAACAATGCATGGAACGCGCTTTTGGTGGGTATCGCAGAAGGCAATCATGACGTGCTATTGGAAATGAAGGATAAGTACCGGACTTTTTTGTTGAGCAATAACAATGAAATGCATTATGATTATATTATGCGATACCTGAAAGATAATTTCGATCTGGATGATAATTCTTCATTCTTTGAAAAGGATTATTACTCACATCTGATGGGGATGAGGAAACCGAATGCGGAGATTTTTGAATTTGTGTTGAATACGCACGGTTTGGTGCCTGAAGAGACCTTGTTTATCGATGATAGTCCGCAACACTTGGAGGCGGCAAGTAAGCTGGGAATAAAAACGGCTCTGGTGGAGAGACCAGAGCCGTTGAGAAATATTGTTGACCGCTTGGGCTTGTAA
- a CDS encoding RNA-binding S4 domain-containing protein has translation MTEFKIDSEFIPLISLLKATGLVENGGEAQAVVTEGLVKRDGEVELRKRFKVRPGMKVEFAGHTIKVI, from the coding sequence ATGACTGAATTTAAAATTGATTCTGAATTTATTCCCTTGATTTCTTTATTAAAGGCTACAGGCTTGGTGGAAAATGGCGGCGAGGCACAGGCTGTAGTGACGGAGGGTTTGGTGAAACGCGATGGTGAAGTAGAACTGCGGAAGCGCTTTAAAGTGAGACCTGGGATGAAAGTAGAGTTTGCAGGACACACAATCAAAGTGATATAA
- the aroB gene encoding 3-dehydroquinate synthase, whose product MENIQSIGYSVVFDDDFKHLGDLLAERKYDKVFVLTDRNTGEFCLPVLTKLMPADFKYDIIEVDPGEENKNIDFCIGVWKMLLDFGAERNSLMINLGGGVVTDLGGFAASTYKRGIDFIQVPTSLLSQVDASVGGKTGIDLDSVKNIIGTFTQPQAVYIHTEFLKTLDQRQLVSGFAEMIKHGFIFDADYFQALKAFDFENPDAGLIYRSVEIKNEVVTEDPKEKGLRKILNFGHTIGHAVETYSIENDAEPLLHGEAIAVGMICEAFLSHKHNGLRAEQLEELVQYIRSVFPSYELKSASFESLLEIMKNDKKNVGGRIGFALLQEIGKCSFNLYLEEDKIKDAFTYYQSL is encoded by the coding sequence ATGGAAAATATACAAAGCATAGGTTATTCGGTTGTTTTTGACGATGATTTTAAGCATCTGGGCGATTTGTTGGCCGAAAGGAAATATGATAAGGTATTTGTGTTGACAGACCGGAATACTGGTGAGTTTTGTTTGCCGGTATTGACTAAATTGATGCCGGCTGATTTTAAATATGATATTATTGAGGTTGATCCTGGGGAGGAAAATAAGAATATTGATTTCTGCATTGGGGTTTGGAAGATGTTGCTTGATTTTGGTGCAGAGAGAAATTCTCTGATGATTAATTTAGGCGGTGGAGTAGTGACCGACCTGGGTGGCTTTGCGGCTTCGACTTATAAGAGAGGGATAGACTTTATTCAGGTTCCGACTAGCTTGTTGTCCCAGGTGGATGCTTCAGTTGGGGGAAAGACTGGCATCGACCTGGATTCGGTTAAGAATATTATAGGCACGTTTACTCAGCCTCAGGCGGTGTATATTCATACTGAATTTTTGAAAACGCTGGATCAGAGGCAGCTTGTTTCTGGCTTTGCTGAGATGATTAAGCATGGGTTTATTTTTGATGCTGACTATTTCCAGGCATTGAAAGCTTTCGATTTTGAGAATCCGGATGCTGGGTTGATTTACCGCTCTGTGGAGATTAAGAATGAGGTGGTGACAGAGGACCCAAAAGAGAAGGGTTTGAGAAAGATTTTGAATTTTGGACATACCATTGGCCATGCGGTGGAAACTTATTCGATTGAGAATGATGCGGAGCCTTTATTGCACGGGGAAGCAATTGCTGTGGGGATGATCTGTGAGGCTTTTCTTTCGCATAAGCATAATGGATTAAGGGCAGAGCAGTTGGAAGAATTGGTTCAATATATCCGCTCTGTATTTCCAAGTTATGAATTAAAATCTGCGAGCTTTGAGAGTCTGTTGGAAATCATGAAGAATGATAAAAAGAATGTGGGGGGGAGAATTGGTTTTGCTCTGTTGCAAGAAATAGGTAAATGCAGCTTTAACTTATATCTTGAAGAGGATAAAATTAAAGACGCATTTACCTATTACCAGTCTTTATAA
- a CDS encoding OsmC family protein: protein MKYIMEKPVKAIIGEQKYKTSIHWRNGEFITDEPEKIEGKDLGPDPHTLLLSSLVACTAATLRMYIDHKKLNIPEITVEANLGQRINSRTGEITTRIDKSISFGDTEVDDKLKQRRIEISGSCPISKILKGNVTIETPDDQ, encoded by the coding sequence ATGAAATACATCATGGAAAAGCCGGTAAAGGCTATAATCGGAGAACAAAAATACAAGACCTCCATTCACTGGCGAAACGGTGAATTCATTACCGATGAGCCCGAAAAAATTGAAGGGAAAGATCTAGGTCCAGATCCTCACACTTTACTCTTATCTTCACTAGTGGCTTGTACTGCAGCAACATTGAGAATGTATATCGACCACAAAAAACTTAATATCCCTGAAATTACAGTAGAAGCAAATCTCGGTCAACGGATTAACAGTAGAACCGGCGAAATCACAACCCGTATCGATAAATCTATTTCCTTCGGTGATACGGAAGTAGACGATAAGCTTAAACAACGGCGAATAGAAATTTCTGGAAGCTGCCCGATCTCTAAAATTCTGAAAGGGAATGTTACGATCGAAACACCGGACGACCAATAA